In Candidatus Synechococcus calcipolaris G9, a genomic segment contains:
- a CDS encoding BCD family MFS transporter, which produces MMSILTLGVLNRVMIKELVLPATLVTLTIAMHQFVSPVRVWFGQMSDARPIRGYHRTGYVWLGATAFCLTSFSIVQVIWQLGESFNLHGWSLGTQLWLGLLGLMFACYGIFVSASSTPFAALLVDVSEEENRGQLVAIVWSMLTVGIVLGAIISGVLLGELELDTPLDLLRSSINQLFLVVLTIVLGLAVVGTAGIEGKYSRYSIRANLRSDQEPITLGRALKILTANSQTWIFFVFLIAMTISLFIQEPVLEPYGGEVFGMAIGETTRLNAYWGMGTLAGLSLTGFLIVPRIGKIATTRYGCMGVAASFALLLFAGFTGQPLLFKIELFIFGIAAGVTTTGALSLMLDLTAAETAGTFIGAWGLAQAIARGSATVLGGAVLDLGRQLFDTPMMAYGTVFCLPIIGMTLAVWLLRRVDVSQFKEQSQQAIAQVLAEDLDT; this is translated from the coding sequence ATGATGTCAATTTTGACCCTAGGGGTATTAAATCGGGTCATGATTAAGGAGCTAGTGCTACCGGCAACCCTGGTGACCCTGACCATTGCCATGCACCAGTTTGTCTCCCCGGTACGGGTTTGGTTTGGTCAAATGTCCGATGCCCGACCGATTCGGGGCTACCATCGCACCGGCTATGTGTGGTTAGGGGCAACGGCCTTTTGTCTCACCTCCTTTTCCATTGTCCAAGTCATTTGGCAACTGGGAGAGAGTTTTAATCTCCATGGTTGGAGTCTGGGTACCCAGCTATGGCTCGGCCTCCTCGGTCTCATGTTTGCCTGCTATGGCATCTTTGTCAGTGCCAGTTCCACCCCCTTTGCGGCTCTCTTGGTAGATGTCTCCGAAGAGGAAAACCGGGGGCAGTTGGTGGCCATTGTTTGGTCAATGTTAACGGTGGGAATCGTCCTCGGAGCCATTATCAGCGGTGTCCTGCTGGGTGAATTGGAGCTAGATACCCCCCTAGACCTCCTCCGCAGCAGTATTAATCAACTTTTTTTAGTGGTACTCACGATTGTTTTAGGCTTGGCGGTGGTGGGAACCGCTGGCATTGAGGGCAAATATTCCCGCTATAGCATTCGGGCAAACCTGAGAAGTGATCAAGAGCCAATTACCCTGGGCCGGGCCCTAAAAATCCTCACGGCCAATTCCCAAACCTGGATATTTTTTGTGTTCCTCATTGCCATGACCATTAGCCTGTTTATTCAAGAGCCGGTCTTAGAACCCTACGGCGGCGAAGTCTTTGGCATGGCCATTGGCGAAACCACCCGCTTGAATGCTTATTGGGGGATGGGAACCCTGGCGGGACTCAGTTTGACCGGCTTTTTGATCGTGCCCCGCATTGGTAAAATTGCCACGACTCGCTATGGTTGCATGGGGGTTGCAGCCAGCTTCGCCCTACTCCTCTTTGCCGGATTTACGGGCCAGCCCTTGCTCTTTAAGATCGAGTTATTTATATTTGGCATTGCGGCGGGAGTCACCACCACCGGTGCCCTCAGCTTGATGCTAGATTTGACTGCGGCAGAAACGGCGGGAACCTTTATTGGGGCCTGGGGGCTGGCCCAGGCGATCGCCCGTGGTTCCGCCACCGTTTTGGGGGGAGCCGTCCTGGATCTGGGTCGCCAACTCTTTGATACGCCAATGATGGCCTACGGAACCGTTTTTTGCCTACCGATTATAGGCATGACCCTGGCCGTATGGTTATTGCGGCGAGTGGATGTCTCTCAGTTTAAGGAGCAATCCCAACAGGCGATCGCCCAAGTCCTCGCCGAAGACCTAGATACTTAA
- a CDS encoding MBL fold metallo-hydrolase, producing MIIESLNYGVGQGDEGVCLSLSLGPYRILLDCGLSDISSLKADGLGDGPMDFVFCSHAHGDHARGLLDLHRAFPRLPVYASEVTTHLLPLNWPEVDPIPAFCRALPWRSPIEFRDGLTAELFPAGHLPGAAACLITYENPSGDQASVLYTGDFFLSNTRFADGLPLADVRGLQPDVLIMEASLGTARHPHRRQQENQLADRIHQAIIQGYNIVLPLPALGIAQEILILLRSHHRFTGQDLDIWVGPAIAQACNAYLAVLPHLPTAIQNFAQHQSPFWDQRVRPRVQPLPQPDQFPDPSAIPHIILADQDQVLDPYLKKGDRPWLILYPRLLYGHDTQPEEFIPKGNLDTERPIEAESFLLSLHSDGPATTQLIHNIRPQHVVLIHGNPNYLTDLASLNELSNRYHLHTPTPGSRIEMPLGQLSITAPTTLVNTAYEGDVLEWGDRAVVSLPLEIITDARWRRLADTGFILASWQGEQLVLRGMTAKEVLSTSAEIIAAEKDCCYSCQFYRGQRCWNQLSPLYNFKVAPEGYCPSFERIEATPEPSED from the coding sequence GTGATCATCGAATCTCTCAACTATGGCGTAGGTCAGGGTGATGAGGGAGTCTGCCTCAGTCTATCCCTGGGCCCCTATCGTATTCTTTTAGACTGTGGCCTATCGGATATCAGTTCCCTCAAGGCTGACGGGCTGGGGGATGGCCCCATGGATTTTGTATTTTGTAGCCATGCCCATGGGGATCATGCCCGCGGACTCCTAGACCTCCATCGTGCTTTTCCCCGGTTGCCGGTCTATGCCAGCGAGGTGACGACCCATCTGTTGCCCCTCAACTGGCCAGAGGTGGATCCTATCCCGGCCTTTTGTCGGGCCCTACCCTGGCGATCGCCCATTGAATTTCGCGACGGACTGACAGCGGAACTCTTTCCAGCGGGTCATTTGCCCGGGGCTGCCGCCTGTTTAATTACCTACGAAAATCCATCGGGGGATCAGGCCAGTGTTCTGTATACCGGCGACTTTTTTCTTTCTAATACCCGTTTTGCCGATGGCCTACCCCTAGCCGATGTGCGGGGACTTCAGCCCGATGTTTTAATTATGGAGGCTAGTTTAGGAACGGCCCGCCATCCCCATCGTCGTCAACAGGAAAATCAACTGGCCGATCGCATCCATCAGGCCATTATCCAGGGATATAACATTGTTCTGCCCCTACCTGCCCTAGGCATTGCCCAGGAAATTTTAATTTTGCTGCGGAGCCATCACCGCTTTACGGGGCAAGATTTAGATATTTGGGTGGGGCCGGCCATCGCCCAGGCCTGTAATGCCTATTTAGCAGTTTTACCCCACTTGCCCACCGCCATTCAAAACTTTGCCCAACACCAATCTCCCTTTTGGGATCAACGGGTACGGCCACGGGTTCAACCCCTACCCCAGCCCGATCAATTTCCTGATCCTTCTGCCATTCCCCATATTATTTTGGCCGATCAGGATCAGGTGCTTGACCCCTACCTGAAAAAGGGCGATCGCCCCTGGCTGATCCTCTATCCCCGCCTCCTCTACGGCCATGACACCCAACCGGAAGAATTTATCCCCAAGGGCAACCTTGATACGGAACGCCCCATTGAAGCCGAATCCTTTTTGTTGTCCCTTCACTCCGATGGCCCCGCCACCACCCAACTGATCCATAATATTCGCCCCCAGCACGTCGTCCTCATCCATGGCAACCCCAACTATCTGACGGATCTGGCCAGCTTGAATGAACTGAGTAATCGCTATCATTTGCATACCCCCACCCCCGGCTCCCGGATTGAAATGCCCCTGGGTCAGCTATCGATTACGGCACCCACCACCCTGGTCAATACGGCCTACGAAGGAGATGTCCTAGAGTGGGGCGATCGCGCCGTGGTTAGTTTACCCCTAGAAATTATTACCGATGCCCGTTGGCGACGCTTGGCCGATACTGGATTTATTCTCGCGTCCTGGCAGGGGGAACAGTTGGTTTTACGGGGAATGACCGCAAAGGAGGTTTTAAGCACCTCAGCCGAGATTATTGCTGCCGAAAAGGACTGTTGCTACTCCTGTCAGTTTTATCGGGGTCAACGTTGCTGGAATCAGTTATCCCCCCTCTATAATTTCAAAGTTGCCCCGGAAGGCTATTGCCCTAGTTTTGAGCGGATCGAAGCTACACCGGAACCGTCAGAAGATTAA
- the lptB gene encoding LPS export ABC transporter ATP-binding protein, with amino-acid sequence MTLTDKLPQSSSPNSATVTSTPTKISLEDVRKAYGSRIVVDHISLSVSRGEIVGLLGPNGAGKTTTFYMATGIEKPDRGRVWLDDRNITTLPMHRRARLGLGYLAQEPSIFRHLTVKENILLVLEQTGVPRHTWGDRLDKLLREFRLTDIANTLGLRVSGGERRRTELARSLAAGKDGPSFLFLDEPFAGVDPIAVQDIQDVIAQLRDRQMGILITDHNVRETLAIIDRAYILRDGRILAAGTGEELAADPLVRQYYLGEDFRF; translated from the coding sequence ATGACCCTAACCGACAAATTGCCCCAGTCCTCCAGCCCTAATTCTGCGACTGTCACCAGTACGCCGACTAAAATTTCCCTTGAAGATGTCCGTAAAGCCTACGGTTCTCGCATCGTTGTCGATCATATTAGCCTCTCAGTCAGTCGCGGCGAAATTGTTGGCCTATTGGGCCCCAATGGGGCCGGCAAAACCACCACCTTTTATATGGCGACGGGGATTGAAAAGCCCGATCGCGGCCGGGTGTGGCTCGACGATCGCAACATTACCACCTTGCCCATGCACCGCCGCGCCCGCCTAGGGTTGGGATATTTAGCCCAGGAACCCAGTATTTTTCGCCATTTGACCGTTAAGGAAAATATTTTGCTGGTGCTGGAGCAAACCGGGGTTCCCCGCCATACCTGGGGCGATCGCCTCGATAAACTACTCCGGGAATTTCGTTTGACCGATATTGCGAATACCCTAGGCTTGCGGGTGTCTGGGGGAGAACGTCGCCGCACCGAATTAGCCCGCTCCCTGGCAGCAGGCAAAGATGGGCCCAGTTTCCTCTTCCTAGATGAACCCTTTGCCGGTGTCGATCCCATTGCCGTTCAGGATATTCAAGATGTGATTGCCCAACTCCGCGATCGCCAGATGGGAATCTTAATTACCGATCACAATGTCAGGGAAACCCTGGCAATTATTGACCGAGCCTATATCCTCCGGGATGGCCGCATCCTCGCTGCCGGTACTGGTGAAGAATTGGCCGCCGATCCCCTAGTGCGCCAGTATTATCTCGGCGAAGATTTTCGTTTTTAG
- a CDS encoding LptF/LptG family permease → MARLVWRRFPWPWVTLIDRYLWWSLLPSFIFAAAVFTALALSVGTVFDLVRQVAEAQMPFSLVLRIIWLQLPYVLTLVFPMAILLAVLSTMGRLVEDGEWTALRSVGISLYRLLIPLILFALLVSGITALLNETWVPLARYQSEQLMASFLRQENFVAPADDIFYPEYGPNNTVRRLYYARRFDGLNMQGLTVLDFSQPDLTQVINAESAQWNSQAHTWRISNGIVYLISQLGDVRDTLQFEQQQLTIPRPSQTTDLLLTEIRELSIVQTRRALKKAIDQRDRELQRALNVHLQQSYAQPFLAVVFALMGVGFGLSQRQRLGRQGFGLGVGVIFGQYVLTYLTAAMGMIGWLTPLLSAWLPHGIGIGVATLLIVRVNR, encoded by the coding sequence ATGGCACGGCTAGTTTGGCGACGGTTTCCTTGGCCCTGGGTGACGCTCATCGATCGCTATCTGTGGTGGAGCCTTTTACCCAGTTTTATCTTTGCCGCCGCTGTCTTCACGGCCCTGGCCCTATCCGTGGGAACCGTCTTCGATCTGGTGCGCCAGGTAGCGGAGGCGCAAATGCCCTTCTCCCTAGTCCTGAGAATCATTTGGCTTCAGTTACCCTACGTGTTAACCCTCGTCTTTCCCATGGCCATCCTGCTGGCGGTCTTGAGTACGATGGGTCGTCTAGTGGAGGATGGGGAATGGACGGCCCTGCGGAGTGTGGGCATCAGTCTCTATCGGCTACTCATACCCCTGATCCTTTTTGCCCTTCTCGTCAGTGGTATAACGGCTCTTTTGAATGAAACCTGGGTTCCCCTGGCTCGCTACCAATCGGAGCAACTCATGGCAAGTTTTTTGCGCCAGGAAAATTTTGTTGCCCCTGCGGACGATATTTTTTATCCCGAATATGGCCCCAACAATACCGTCAGGCGACTGTACTATGCCCGTCGGTTTGATGGCCTAAATATGCAGGGCTTAACGGTTCTCGATTTTTCCCAACCGGATCTGACCCAGGTGATCAATGCCGAGTCAGCCCAATGGAATAGTCAAGCCCATACCTGGCGAATTTCCAATGGAATTGTCTATCTCATTTCCCAATTAGGGGATGTGCGGGATACGCTCCAGTTTGAACAGCAACAACTAACGATTCCCCGTCCGTCCCAAACAACAGATCTATTGCTGACGGAAATCCGCGAACTATCCATTGTCCAGACCCGCCGCGCCCTCAAAAAAGCCATCGATCAGCGGGATCGGGAATTACAGCGGGCCCTAAATGTCCACCTGCAACAATCCTATGCTCAACCCTTTTTAGCCGTTGTATTTGCGTTGATGGGCGTTGGTTTTGGTCTCAGTCAACGGCAACGGCTGGGCCGCCAAGGCTTTGGTTTAGGGGTGGGGGTTATCTTTGGCCAATATGTGTTGACCTATCTAACGGCGGCCATGGGAATGATTGGCTGGTTAACTCCCCTTCTATCCGCTTGGCTGCCCCATGGCATTGGCATTGGCGTGGCGACCCTACTGATTGTGCGCGTAAATCGCTAA
- a CDS encoding branched-chain amino acid ABC transporter permease, giving the protein MANSLQIILNGLSIGSVYGIFALGYTLVFSILGMINFAHGAMFAVGAYLTYALLGGRFGFNGLLAHGQLPFSLPFFWALLVSGLLTGCLGVAIEGVAFRPLRKRQADSLLTVVSSLGVAVALTSFIQYLVGAEIYTYPDRLYGDLPATIALGEVTLRTAQLVIFLVSIFLVALLTYWIQYTFMGKAMQAVAENPITASLLGIPGDRMIMVTFFISSFLAAVAGTLVASSVSITGPQFGMIFGLKGLAVIVLGGLGSVPGAVLAGFLIGIAEAMVPSQLSGFRDAIAFGILFMTLLIRPQGLMGRKIIEKV; this is encoded by the coding sequence ATGGCCAATAGTCTCCAAATTATCCTCAATGGGCTATCCATTGGCAGTGTTTATGGCATTTTTGCCCTCGGCTATACCCTGGTATTCTCCATTTTGGGAATGATTAATTTTGCCCATGGGGCCATGTTTGCCGTTGGTGCCTATTTAACCTATGCCCTGTTGGGGGGACGCTTTGGCTTTAATGGTCTGTTGGCCCATGGTCAGTTGCCTTTTTCCTTGCCCTTTTTCTGGGCCTTGCTAGTGAGTGGCCTCCTGACCGGATGCCTTGGGGTGGCGATCGAGGGGGTGGCCTTTCGGCCCTTGCGGAAACGGCAGGCCGATAGTCTCCTGACGGTGGTGTCCAGTTTGGGGGTGGCGGTGGCCCTGACCAGTTTCATTCAGTATTTAGTGGGGGCGGAAATTTATACCTATCCGGATCGGCTCTATGGCGATTTACCGGCAACGATCGCCTTGGGAGAAGTAACCCTACGGACGGCCCAATTGGTGATTTTTCTCGTATCCATTTTTCTGGTTGCCCTCCTCACCTATTGGATCCAGTACACATTCATGGGAAAGGCGATGCAGGCGGTGGCAGAAAATCCAATTACCGCCAGTTTGTTGGGGATCCCCGGCGATCGCATGATTATGGTGACGTTTTTTATCAGTAGCTTTTTGGCCGCAGTAGCCGGAACCTTAGTGGCCTCCAGTGTGAGTATTACCGGGCCCCAGTTTGGCATGATCTTTGGCCTAAAGGGGTTGGCCGTGATTGTCTTGGGCGGCTTGGGCAGCGTTCCCGGCGCAGTTTTGGCAGGCTTTTTGATTGGTATCGCTGAAGCTATGGTGCCATCCCAACTCTCCGGTTTTCGGGATGCGATCGCCTTTGGAATTTTATTTATGACCCTATTAATCCGTCCCCAGGGACTCATGGGCCGGAAAATCATCGAAAAAGTTTAG
- a CDS encoding LptA/OstA family protein, giving the protein MAIRQIGLGLVVGLSLAIAPGAVRIAGSQNPSQQAVTILADVQQANAITGVITARGNVQIRYPARQMQATAAQAQYFSREGRIVLSGNVYVLQQGNSLRADTITYLINEEKFVATPNASRQVESILMIPDDPNRQIAPVLQP; this is encoded by the coding sequence ATGGCCATACGGCAAATTGGATTGGGGTTAGTGGTGGGTCTCAGCTTGGCGATCGCCCCTGGGGCGGTCAGAATTGCCGGTTCCCAAAATCCATCCCAGCAGGCGGTCACTATTTTGGCCGATGTGCAACAGGCCAATGCCATTACTGGCGTGATTACGGCACGGGGGAATGTGCAAATTCGTTACCCGGCCCGGCAAATGCAAGCCACCGCGGCCCAAGCCCAATATTTCAGCCGTGAAGGGCGCATTGTTTTAAGTGGGAATGTATATGTCCTCCAACAGGGAAATAGCCTCCGTGCTGATACCATTACCTATCTGATCAATGAAGAAAAGTTTGTGGCTACCCCAAATGCCAGTCGCCAAGTAGAATCGATTTTGATGATTCCTGATGACCCTAACCGACAAATTGCCCCAGTCCTCCAGCCCTAA
- a CDS encoding helicase HerA domain-containing protein: MSSPQVVGIVKGPGETGNEYLFITSDPGPVPIGEFVYYTLVDSTGLEQNILGKISTCSLIEHLPDRMFADHGLDPGAIAALIGFTCKPAELYEVGVAVLGAFDPRLGFCNLRRPPEPGTKVYRASDQTLNHVLNRKSPQDIGSAHIGSLLLRPENSVSISLDVKELVSTHMAILAGTGSGKSYTAGVLVEELLLPKNRAAVLIFDPHGEYHTLAELRGHEAFRGADGYQPQVKIITPDQITIRVSSLEFYDILSLLPPMSDRQQAILNKAYGLIRQRYQDKRWDMNDLIQAVFEVDSTQDDDGNEKAGSSAQALDWKLEQLARSDYFHAFKHLLPKDLFTPGQVTILQMNEISQEEQQVICAALLRQANHARMNTHKGKATPADETYLPYPVFILLEEAHRFAPAHEPSRCKQVIRTILSEGRKFGLGVGLITQRPGKLDADVLSQCMSQFILRIINPVDQDSLKYGVEAAGRDLLKELPALSKGQVIIAGACVNTPVLCRVRQRLSQHGGETLDAPALWQSYFQPHRLADQELAIAPVAGRKPPLKRGKKILE, encoded by the coding sequence ATGTCTTCTCCCCAAGTCGTTGGCATTGTCAAAGGCCCCGGCGAAACCGGCAACGAGTATCTATTCATTACCTCAGACCCTGGCCCCGTTCCGATTGGTGAATTTGTCTATTACACCCTGGTCGATAGCACTGGCTTAGAGCAGAATATTCTCGGCAAGATTTCCACCTGTTCCTTAATTGAGCATCTCCCCGATCGCATGTTTGCGGATCATGGCTTAGACCCTGGGGCGATCGCCGCCTTGATTGGCTTTACCTGTAAACCAGCGGAACTTTACGAAGTGGGGGTTGCCGTTCTCGGTGCCTTCGATCCCCGTTTAGGCTTTTGTAACTTACGTCGCCCACCGGAACCAGGGACAAAGGTTTACCGCGCCAGTGATCAGACCCTTAACCATGTCCTCAATCGCAAATCTCCCCAGGACATCGGCTCTGCCCACATTGGTTCCCTGCTGCTCCGCCCTGAAAATAGCGTATCCATTAGTTTGGATGTCAAGGAACTGGTGAGTACCCACATGGCCATTTTGGCGGGTACGGGCTCCGGAAAATCCTATACGGCTGGTGTTCTAGTGGAGGAATTACTCCTACCTAAAAATCGGGCCGCAGTTCTTATTTTTGACCCTCACGGTGAATACCACACCCTGGCAGAATTACGGGGCCATGAAGCCTTTCGGGGTGCCGATGGCTATCAACCCCAGGTGAAGATCATTACCCCGGATCAGATCACCATTCGCGTCTCCTCCCTAGAGTTTTACGATATTCTCAGTTTGCTTCCCCCCATGAGCGATCGCCAGCAGGCCATTCTAAACAAAGCCTATGGTTTAATTCGGCAGCGGTATCAAGATAAACGCTGGGATATGAACGATCTGATTCAAGCAGTTTTTGAAGTGGATTCAACCCAGGACGATGACGGCAATGAAAAAGCAGGCTCCTCCGCCCAAGCCCTGGACTGGAAACTTGAGCAACTGGCGCGGTCTGACTATTTCCATGCCTTTAAGCACCTCCTCCCCAAGGATCTATTTACCCCCGGTCAAGTGACGATCCTGCAGATGAATGAAATTTCCCAGGAGGAACAACAGGTGATCTGTGCCGCCCTGCTTCGCCAAGCCAACCATGCCCGCATGAATACCCACAAAGGGAAAGCCACCCCCGCCGATGAAACCTATCTGCCCTATCCCGTCTTTATTTTGCTAGAAGAAGCCCATCGCTTTGCCCCAGCCCATGAACCATCCCGCTGTAAGCAAGTGATTCGTACTATTCTCAGCGAAGGACGCAAATTTGGCCTAGGTGTGGGGTTAATTACCCAACGGCCCGGAAAACTCGATGCGGATGTTCTCTCCCAATGTATGAGTCAATTTATTCTGCGGATTATTAACCCTGTTGATCAAGATAGTCTCAAGTATGGGGTAGAGGCAGCGGGCCGTGATCTCCTCAAGGAGTTACCTGCCCTCAGTAAGGGCCAAGTGATTATTGCCGGTGCCTGTGTGAATACGCCGGTCTTATGTCGAGTGCGGCAACGTCTAAGTCAACATGGTGGCGAAACTCTGGATGCCCCAGCCCTGTGGCAGAGCTATTTTCAACCCCATCGCCTTGCAGACCAAGAATTGGCGATCGCTCCGGTGGCAGGGCGAAAACCTCCCTTAAAACGGGGCAAAAAAATTCTCGAATAG